The DNA window ACTGCAGAGGCGTATATCTGTGATCAGTGAGAACTTTTtggatttcattttcttctcaaaGAGAAGGGAGGGGTGCTaagtttttgtttctaaaatagAAACCAAGTGCTCCCAGAAAAGCCTAACATCATTTTCCCATAAATCTGTTGTTTGTGTCCCTCCAAAACTTCTGAcaaaacaccaataaaaaaatgggGGGGGGAAGGCCATTTTGCACCGCAACAATTTGCATCATACATCCGCATTTGGGAAAACGAGAGAGAGGAGAGACATCCTATACAATAGTTTTTTGACTACCAAAAGTTTTCTAGGTTACTGTGGATCAATTGCCATGGGAGTGATTCGCCTCTTGGCTGGCTTATTTGAGATGGGAGTACTTATGGAGACTGGTGATGGCTGCTTTCCTTCATTCTTTGCTACTACTGTTTTTCCACTGTCTTCTGCTATACAACCATTATTTGTCGTTGTTTCAATTATCATGCACTCTGGTTCCTGCGTATCAGGGCTCTTGTTCTGATGGACTGCGTCTTTCCTCTCGTCTATGTAagattaaaacacaacacataaGAAAGGGCCCAAACTGTGGAGTAAATTGATGGACTAGCAAACGCAATAAAAGAGAAACAACAGCAAACCTGCCGAGGAGATGGGCGAACCCAGTTCATTAGTTTCAAATTCTACTAAAGTACAGTATCCATCTCGGGAAGACAAAGCTAAATACTGAGCATTAGATGACCTATTAGCAACAAACATAGTTAGTAATTTGCGATATTAATATCAACCCACATGTATCATCCAAAAGAATTGTAGATGGTGCAGCAGGAGCATATAGCACAAAAAAGAAAGGCTGTTTAGAAGTTAAGATGAAAAATGAAACTCTCATCTTGCGAGTCTGACCGAGCCTTAAACAGTAAGAAAATATGCATCAAATCATACAGAAACGGTCCACTCTAAttctatcaaaatttaattgatgtGTACTATGATCTGTTTTTGCAAGGCAGGCTCTTCAGAGttcaaaccatattaaaattTACCATGCAATGTCGGTTATGGCTGCATAATGAAGACCGGCCAAGATTGCTATGGGAGGAACGCTCTCTGTATCATAGatatataatgaatttaaaGTTGCCACAGCAAAAATCAGGCGATAGGGAAGTTTGAAGAGCCCAGCTGCACAAGTCAATAAAGATACCCAGCTTAATAATAACCTTTTGCTGAGCTACAacacatttaataaaaatcaataagacTTGAAATACCTGAGGCTAATCCCCTAAGGTTAAAAGCCACTGGACAAAAACGAACTGCCACAACAGGCTTGCTAGCACCAGGGAGCATTATTGCAGGTCTGCATATCAGAAAATATAACACATAttaggaaagaaataaaaagaacggAAGACAAAGAATAAGTCTTCTTAAAACTTAGGTAGACATCATTAACAAGAAATGATAAATTGAAGCATGTCTTGCCTTGAAAGATCCATTCTGGAAAATGCATAAGCAGTATTTACTGTTTCTGATGCAGCTGACATTTTGTAAGAACCTGCAATGCAAAGGGTGCTTTGTCAACAGATATTAATCAAGCAACAAGCAACAGCAGCATTCTGTCAAATGCAAGTAAGACCGGCATTAGTTCATGAGATGAGTAAAGACAATACAAGCATTTGTGCATGTGCGTTTACAAATAAGAATAAAGAAACATACAGGCTTCTAACTCAAATGGACTTCTGTTTAGGTCCATACCTGCTGGCACAAGTAAAAAGGATCCATCAGGTGACCAGGCTAGTCTTCGGAAGAAAGATGGTAACGTCTCATCGTGAAAAAGATGTGTTTTCGTAGACTGCACCCCCAAAAAAAGTATAAGGCTTGCAACATGTTAAAGCACAAATAATCAACAACACAATCACTTTATTGTCTGAACTCAGAATCATTTACCATCTGCTGTTCTGCCTTTGTAATGACATGCTGAGAAACATAGTTCATCTTCTCGGCACCTTTTGTCTTTGTCTGAGGCTTATTCACATAAATTCTGCAAGTTCTATCTGAACTAAGAGAAGCAATGTACTTGGCCAATGGATCCCAAGCTACACCTTGAACATAATGGAAATGACCATCCAATAGCTGATGTACAGAACCTAAAACCAAGACAAGGGCAATCAGAAAATCAACAACCAAGGCACTTCAACTGTTATGCACTTTGGTTTTGTGTGGTCCTTCTTGCCTTTGTTAACATCCCATATGATGCAAGAATTGTCAACTGATCCAGAGATCAGATATGCAGAGTCTGCAGACCACTCCAAGTCCAGAACATCTTTGCGGTGAAATCtgcatgaaaaatgaaaatcattaatgagCAAAGAAGTGAGTGAATATCTAACCAAGATCCTATAAGATTTCAAATGGACATTTTCGCAggtgaaaagaataaaaaacttcGTACAAATGAAATGACATCAACCAAAGCCAAAAGATCAAACCAGTATCACTATTTCCTTCTACAGTTTTAAACTCcatgatattaatattattacattttcCTGTTTTCATTACATTTCTCTCTGAATTCAATCAATCAGCAACGCAAGATTAATTTGGATGAAATGACTATGCCAGGCTCAACTTGAGCCTCATATCCACATTTAAAACAAACAGACCAAATCTAGTAGATCACGGCTAAGCTACACATGGAAGTTTAAGATCATATATGACGAAATCACTTACAAGAAGTTCTTGAGGACTTTCCATGTTTGACCAGTTTCTGTGGAATGTAACTTCCATATAATCAGCTCTCCCCCTGCTCgcataaaattgaatttaagacTACATTGCTGAATCACCTAATAAATGACCAGTAAAATTTCATCCTGAAAGAAAAATAGTCTCTGTAACTTAAAATCATACCATCAGCACCTGAGGCAAGCAATTCTCCTGCAAaacttaaacaaattaaattacttcTATTTAAGAAACTCCATCAATAGAAACAACGAAGTAGATAATTTGCAATAATTACTTGctaaacataaaatcaaaaatcTGAAAAGCAGCATCACAATCAACAAGTTCTTACCAGATGGAGAGAAACGGAGCACATTGACAGCTGAACCATGATATGAAAGGCTATTTAGATAAGTTGCCGTCGCGATTTTCTTCTGTGCTTGGCCTGAATTTATCACCCAAAGctgccaaaaaaatatatatatactaattctttgaaaataaaataccaaacaCTGAAATGCTGGAAATgggtctttgattttttaagaaagatcCGAACAAGCCTTAAACTTTTAGTTCCACTAACAGCAGAAATATAAACTTAATTGACTGATTAAACAGGAATGGAAGGCggaaaattaaagttaaatctCAAGAATAGAGAAATATAGTGTACCTTGATATCGTAATCGGCGCCGCCGGTGGCGAGGAGACCGGAGAATGGGTGGAAGTCTAGGGTTAGGACTGGTTTGGTGTCGTGCCAATTAATTTGCACTGTTCCTCCCTTCATTTCTTGTgggttttcttgtttgtttctaGGGAAAGTGAAGGAaatgtttttagggtttatattTTTGGGTGAAGAGAAGGATAGAGAAAAAGGGTTTTTTAGCGGGATCTTAGTTTTGAAGTGGCGGGAAATGGGTGGGTCTGCTTTTTGAGACCATGGTACATTTTGGTTTTGCCACGTGGCTAAAAGGTTCTTTGTTGAGAAATTTTACGGTGGTGAAAGATTAATGAGTggtatttagttattttttatgattcattttaaaaaaataaaaaatgaaatacataatctattaaaaatgaaaaaatatctttatttaagattttttttcttctattaattATCCTTGAGCACAATAAGattttatattctttatcattacatgttaattttttcaaataattacggttaattaaatattacatcatatataatttttaattataattataagaccTCGTATAAAAGTAATTTGTTCTAAAACTTAAGTTGTGAGTTAGCAATTCATATGagtgattttgattattttttaaatccttgaaattatattattttgataaaagaaaaataatatttttattaacagacTCCTAAACAAATCCTAAATTTACAGATCATTGGATTAATCAAAGGTTAAgtatataaaacacaaaaactatatatatgattttgcaCCAAggatacatgaaaaaaaaggatatacCAAGAATTGGGTTGgtaaaaggtgaaattgaaaaacaggtttcttctttttttttttttttttttttttgcttcaaagggtaattttgataattttatgtgCAATTAAACTTGAGaaagacaatatatatataattttgcttttagggataaaaaaatcattatactatataaaaaaaagtggtgTAGATCAATTTCCTCTCAGTTAATTCGGTAATGCCTAGTGAATCTCATGGAAACTACAAAAATACCCTTGTCCTTGAAAGTAAAagcgtgtttggcagtatgGTTgcaggtgcttttcaaataacttttcgtgccaaaatgcatgccaataattttttttattttttaaaaatcatttttgacatcagtacatcaaaacgatccaaaatatacaaaccatattaaattttagtaaaaaaaaaattaaaattttttgggaacgcagccgtAGCCGCGTTCCTAAACGTTCTCTAACTCTTGACGTTTTTGTTAAGAAGGACAAATATGTCAAAATACAATTCCcatccataatattttgatacCATGTCTAGAGTGTAAATAGCTGATGACTTTCagctttttaattaatgttaattaataattgagaGTCAAAGAGGCTGCTTGACTTTGTGTTTCAATAATTGTACACAATGAGTTGTTTTTGTAGCTTCTGCTGTATTCACTGTATGGGGCCTAGCTTAGCTGGTAGCATGTAATTTATAAGCGCTCTTCCATGGCTGCTACCCCCTTGCCAAAGCAAGTGTTCACGGGTAAACAAATAACACTGTTCTGGCCTGACCCTCATTTCAACGCTCTTTGAGCTCTGCTATCTGTTTGCAATCAATTTCTTGAATCCTTGTCACTTTACGATTTGGTTTCACATACTGTCATTGTTTGAGTCCGGTAAAGTGAATATAGCAAGACTGCAAGAGGTATATTTTCTATGTGATTTTAAGTTAGATTTTTTTCTCAGTAATATTAATGGCTACATATTCACAGGGTGCAAGTCTTATTTCACAGAATCACAAGTTATAAGTCTTGTATTGTTAATATGCTTCCTATGTGATCTTAAGTTAGGTTCTTTTTGCTCACTGATATTGATGGCTACAGACAGTAagatttattttacaaattttgTTCAGACCTGCAAATTCAGCCGAGATAATTGACAGATATCCGACAGCCGAGATACCAGATATATTGGTTTCAGATACCCGAAAGGCGCAATCCTGgtgtgaaattaatgaaatgttaCGAAGCTTTTGGTTGACAGAGATAATTGACAGGCAGCCATGTTGTGCGATGTcacttcacttttcttttttggtttctgCAGTTTGACTTTCGATGATTATATGTCACAGTGTTCATCTCAGCCtctctcttataattcaaatcACCGCACCCTTCTGCCACTGCAGATCATGCTTTAAATCCACGTGATTGGGTGAGAAAGATGCTCAATACGTAAAAATTAACAGCAAAATTGCTGCTAAATGTGTCCATACTTGTTTTCCGTCAGTCTGGTCGTGTAGCTTGGGCTTCCCTTGTCGACATGACAATAGCTTTTTATTTTGGACTCTTGTTGTACACTTTAGCTTGTTTCCTAATCAactttatttt is part of the Populus trichocarpa isolate Nisqually-1 chromosome 7, P.trichocarpa_v4.1, whole genome shotgun sequence genome and encodes:
- the LOC18100911 gene encoding chromatin assembly factor 1 subunit FAS2, whose product is MKGGTVQINWHDTKPVLTLDFHPFSGLLATGGADYDIKLWVINSGQAQKKIATATYLNSLSYHGSAVNVLRFSPSGELLASGADGGELIIWKLHSTETGQTWKVLKNFLFHRKDVLDLEWSADSAYLISGSVDNSCIIWDVNKGSVHQLLDGHFHYVQGVAWDPLAKYIASLSSDRTCRIYVNKPQTKTKGAEKMNYVSQHVITKAEQQMSTKTHLFHDETLPSFFRRLAWSPDGSFLLVPAGSYKMSAASETVNTAYAFSRMDLSRPAIMLPGASKPVVAVRFCPVAFNLRGLASAGLFKLPYRLIFAVATLNSLYIYDTESVPPIAILAGLHYAAITDIAWSSNAQYLALSSRDGYCTLVEFETNELGSPISSADERKDAVHQNKSPDTQEPECMIIETTTNNGCIAEDSGKTVVAKNEGKQPSPVSISTPISNKPAKRRITPMAIDPQ